CCAGGTTATTCATGGTAAGCCACTGGTTTATCTCGATAATGGTGCCACGGCTCAAAAACCCATTCAGGTGCTTGATGCACTCGACAGAATGCACCGAGAGCTCAATGCCAATATTCACCGTGGCGCCCACTTCCTCAGCGAACAGGCTACCGAAAAGTATGAGGAGGCTAGAGAAACCATTCGTGGCTTCATCAACGCTGCCTCTACTCGTGAAATTGTGTTTACCTCGGGTACAACCGGAGCCATAAACCTAGTGGCCTTTAGCTTTGGCGAGAAGTTTATTAAAGCGGGCGACGAAGTTTTGGTATCGGAAATGGAGCACCACTCCAACATTGTTCCTTGGCAGCTCATGTGCGAACGAAAGGGCGCCAAGCTAAAGGTAATTCCATTCGACCAGAGTGGATTGCTTCGAATGGATTTGCTACCCGATTTGCTTACTTCAAAGGTAAAGATTGTTGCGGTAACCCAAGCTTCCAACTCCCTTGGAACGGTAAACCCAATTAAGGAGATTATAGCTTTAGCCCATCAGCGCAACATCCCAGTTCTGATAGATGGTGCACAGGGCATTCACCACCTAGGTGTAGATGTTCAGGATATTGATTGCGATTTTTACGCCTTTTCCGGGCATAAAATCTATGGTCCTACGGGCATTGGTGTTCTGTATGGTAAGGAAGAGTGGCTGGAGCAAATGCCACCATACCAAGGCGGTGGCGACATGGTTGGTACCGTTACCTTCGCCAAGACCACCTATGCCGATTTGCCGCTCAAGTT
The Williamwhitmania sp. genome window above contains:
- a CDS encoding aminotransferase class V-fold PLP-dependent enzyme; translation: MSFDINKVRADFPILDQVIHGKPLVYLDNGATAQKPIQVLDALDRMHRELNANIHRGAHFLSEQATEKYEEARETIRGFINAASTREIVFTSGTTGAINLVAFSFGEKFIKAGDEVLVSEMEHHSNIVPWQLMCERKGAKLKVIPFDQSGLLRMDLLPDLLTSKVKIVAVTQASNSLGTVNPIKEIIALAHQRNIPVLIDGAQGIHHLGVDVQDIDCDFYAFSGHKIYGPTGIGVLYGKEEWLEQMPPYQGGGDMVGTVTFAKTTYADLPLK